One Microbacterium trichothecenolyticum DNA window includes the following coding sequences:
- a CDS encoding HAD-IIA family hydrolase has translation MRTRGDIECWLTDMDGVLVHENTPIAGASELLAQWRSEGTPFLVLTNNSIFTPRDLSARLKASGLIVPEESIWTSALATADFLRSQMPGGSAFVIGEAGLTTALHEAGFIMTETAPDYVVVGETRNYSFEAITKAIRFIRGGARFIATNPDATGPSTEGVLPATGAIAALITKATGKEPYIVGKPNPMMFRSALNRIGAHSENTGMIGDRMDTDIVAGIEAGLHTVLVMTGISDQREIERYPFRPDEILDSVAELVRDEPVETDLADGEEGLVAGL, from the coding sequence ATGCGGACCCGAGGCGACATCGAGTGCTGGCTGACCGACATGGACGGCGTCCTCGTCCATGAGAACACCCCCATCGCGGGCGCCTCCGAGCTGCTCGCGCAGTGGCGGTCCGAGGGAACGCCGTTCCTCGTCCTCACGAACAACTCGATCTTCACTCCTCGCGACCTCAGCGCCCGGCTCAAGGCGTCCGGGCTGATCGTGCCCGAGGAGTCCATCTGGACCTCCGCGCTGGCGACGGCCGACTTCCTGAGATCGCAGATGCCCGGCGGCAGCGCCTTCGTGATCGGTGAGGCGGGCCTGACCACCGCTCTGCACGAGGCCGGTTTCATCATGACCGAGACGGCTCCCGACTACGTCGTGGTCGGCGAGACGCGCAATTACTCCTTCGAAGCGATCACCAAGGCCATCCGTTTCATCCGCGGGGGCGCACGCTTCATCGCGACGAACCCGGATGCCACGGGCCCCTCGACCGAGGGAGTGCTGCCGGCGACGGGCGCTATCGCCGCACTCATCACGAAGGCGACCGGCAAGGAGCCGTACATCGTCGGCAAGCCGAACCCCATGATGTTCCGCTCGGCCCTGAACCGCATCGGTGCGCACAGCGAGAACACCGGGATGATCGGCGACCGCATGGACACCGACATCGTCGCCGGCATCGAGGCGGGCCTGCACACGGTGCTGGTGATGACGGGCATCAGCGATCAGCGCGAGATCGAGCGCTATCCGTTCCGCCCCGACGAGATCCTCGACTCGGTCGCCGAGCTGGTGCGCGACGAGCCGGTCGAAACCGACCTGGCCGACGGTGAAGAAGGGCTCGTCGCCGGTCTCTGA
- a CDS encoding CsbD family protein produces MGLDDKIKNAAQDIVGKAKEAIGNATDNDKLAAEGKADQVKADAKKAGENVKDTFK; encoded by the coding sequence ATGGGTCTCGACGACAAGATCAAGAACGCCGCTCAGGACATCGTGGGCAAGGCCAAGGAAGCCATCGGAAACGCGACCGACAACGACAAGCTCGCCGCCGAGGGCAAGGCCGACCAGGTGAAGGCCGACGCGAAGAAGGCCGGCGAGAACGTCAAGGACACGTTCAAGTAA
- a CDS encoding SDR family NAD(P)-dependent oxidoreductase produces MARTEWDPENLPDLTGRSYLVTGATRGLGFFACAQLAGAGAHVVLTGRNPNALATAKAAVKRANPDAAIETLLLDTSNMGSVRAAAATARARGRLDGLLLNAGVVHPPKTRESAGGHELVFATNVLGHFALAGELLKPLASARGRMVWVGSMSTSIWRHVPTDPELTEGYTPWRAYVQSKAATTALALEADRRLRAHDVPVESLVAHPGYSTSGRTRGIRGVNEPTRLERFVDNLQAPITQSKEQGAWALVRALVDPHAEGGDMYGPALVARGAPRRATPARRTRSSDLGGELWRACETATHVRWPFDRARRAAS; encoded by the coding sequence GTGGCACGCACCGAGTGGGACCCCGAGAACCTCCCCGACCTGACCGGGCGTTCCTATCTGGTCACCGGAGCCACCCGGGGCCTCGGATTCTTCGCCTGCGCTCAGCTCGCCGGTGCCGGGGCGCACGTCGTGCTCACCGGGCGCAATCCGAACGCCCTGGCGACAGCCAAGGCGGCGGTCAAGCGTGCGAATCCGGATGCCGCGATCGAGACGCTCCTGCTCGACACCAGCAACATGGGCTCGGTGCGCGCGGCAGCGGCCACGGCACGAGCGCGCGGGCGGCTCGACGGCCTGCTGCTCAACGCCGGCGTGGTGCACCCGCCCAAGACGCGCGAGAGCGCAGGCGGGCACGAGCTCGTCTTCGCGACCAACGTGCTGGGGCATTTCGCTTTGGCGGGCGAGCTGCTGAAGCCGCTGGCGTCGGCGCGGGGCCGCATGGTGTGGGTGGGCAGCATGTCGACCTCGATCTGGCGGCATGTGCCGACCGACCCGGAACTGACGGAGGGGTACACGCCCTGGCGCGCGTACGTGCAGTCGAAGGCCGCGACGACCGCCCTGGCGCTCGAGGCCGATCGGCGTCTGCGCGCGCACGACGTGCCCGTCGAGAGCCTCGTCGCCCATCCCGGCTACTCCACGAGCGGCCGCACTCGCGGCATCCGGGGCGTGAACGAGCCCACGCGACTGGAGCGGTTCGTCGACAACCTGCAGGCGCCGATCACCCAGTCCAAGGAGCAGGGTGCCTGGGCTCTGGTGCGGGCGCTGGTCGATCCCCACGCCGAAGGCGGCGACATGTACGGCCCGGCCCTGGTCGCGCGCGGTGCCCCTCGCCGGGCGACCCCGGCCCGGCGCACGCGCAGTAGCGATCTCGGCGGCGAGCTCTGGCGTGCCTGCGAGACGGCGACGCACGTGCGCTGGCCGTTCGATCGGGCGCGACGCGCGGCATCCTGA
- a CDS encoding HAD-IC family P-type ATPase, with product MDQAIADSIEFDDARGLSPADVAERVRAGQTNAFTADSSRSAGNIVRANVLTLFNGIVGGCFLVLLLLGRWQDALFGVAALSNAVIGCVQEFRAKAALDRLALLNAPRARVRRDGTDVELAPSDVVRDDLLVLRAGDQVPADAIMVASAALQIDESMLTGESDAVDKRPGDEALSGSIVVAGEGTARVVRVGAESYANKFASEAKRFQLVSSELRTSIDRVLRWVGWGVGPIGLLVLNAQMMVAGGWVQAWQQGTWSQAVVNTIAALTAMIPLGLVLMTSIAFAVGAARLAGQKVLVNELPAVEGLARVDVICLDKTGTLTAGEIRFDDALPLDERAGWRQALAWYGAAPDANATAQCLREPFPAETPLTAARRIPFSSARKWSAVSFDADTTARGTWVLGAPEMVFGDVAGDATTELGAAVTRLASSGRRTLVLAHTAEPLDDDDVDAERFSGAPVAVAVLTFAEAVRPDAAGALSYFREQGVQVRVISGDNPRTVAAIAREVGLEVDDGYDARRLPDDDGELGLILEQNTVFGRVTPDQKKRIVTSLQARGHVVAMTGDGVNDALAIKTADIGIAMNSGAAATKAVARLVLLDGRFSHLPSVVAEGRQVIANIERVSMLFLTKTVYATGLAVLFGALVMEFPFLPRQLSITDGLTIGIPAFFLALLPNTQRYVPGFLKRSLSFAIPAGIVIAVSLTVYTRLAMDLGLAVEQLRTGATIILAIVAIWVLTVLSRPVTRVKVLVIGAMFIALTAIFTVPPLGEFFQLRDPGEDGAVLITMIVVVAIAAIEAVRFAHRRFVRRLLAREYGPRHA from the coding sequence ATGGACCAGGCGATCGCCGACAGCATCGAGTTCGACGACGCCCGCGGCTTGAGCCCCGCAGATGTTGCTGAGCGGGTGCGCGCGGGACAGACCAACGCCTTCACCGCCGACAGCAGCCGCAGCGCCGGCAACATCGTGCGGGCCAACGTCCTCACGCTGTTCAACGGCATCGTCGGCGGGTGCTTCCTCGTACTGCTGCTGCTCGGCCGGTGGCAAGACGCCCTGTTCGGGGTCGCCGCGCTGTCGAACGCCGTGATCGGCTGTGTGCAGGAGTTCCGTGCGAAGGCCGCGCTCGATCGCCTCGCCCTGCTGAACGCCCCCCGTGCGCGCGTCCGGCGCGACGGGACCGACGTCGAGCTCGCGCCGTCCGACGTCGTTCGCGACGACCTGCTCGTGCTGCGCGCGGGCGACCAGGTGCCCGCCGACGCCATCATGGTCGCCTCGGCGGCGCTGCAGATCGACGAGTCGATGCTGACGGGCGAGTCGGATGCCGTCGACAAGCGGCCCGGAGACGAGGCACTGTCGGGTTCCATCGTCGTGGCGGGCGAGGGCACCGCGCGCGTGGTGCGCGTGGGCGCCGAGTCGTACGCCAACAAGTTCGCATCGGAGGCGAAGCGCTTCCAGCTCGTCTCGAGCGAGTTGCGCACCTCGATCGACCGTGTTCTGCGCTGGGTGGGTTGGGGCGTCGGGCCCATCGGCCTGCTGGTGCTGAACGCCCAGATGATGGTCGCCGGCGGATGGGTGCAGGCCTGGCAACAGGGCACGTGGTCGCAGGCCGTGGTGAACACGATCGCCGCGCTCACCGCGATGATTCCCCTGGGGCTGGTCCTCATGACCTCGATCGCGTTCGCCGTGGGCGCTGCACGGCTGGCCGGGCAGAAGGTGCTCGTCAACGAACTCCCCGCGGTCGAGGGCCTCGCCCGCGTCGACGTCATCTGCCTCGACAAGACCGGCACGCTCACCGCGGGAGAGATCCGCTTCGACGACGCTCTGCCCCTCGACGAGCGCGCCGGGTGGCGGCAGGCGCTGGCCTGGTACGGTGCGGCCCCCGATGCCAACGCGACGGCGCAGTGCCTCCGCGAGCCGTTCCCCGCCGAGACGCCGCTCACCGCCGCGCGCCGCATCCCCTTCTCGTCGGCGCGCAAGTGGAGCGCGGTGTCGTTCGACGCCGACACCACCGCGCGGGGCACCTGGGTGCTGGGTGCGCCCGAGATGGTCTTCGGCGACGTCGCCGGTGACGCCACGACCGAACTGGGGGCGGCGGTGACCCGGCTGGCATCCTCGGGCCGTCGCACCCTCGTGCTCGCACACACCGCCGAGCCGCTCGACGACGACGACGTCGATGCCGAACGCTTCTCGGGCGCGCCGGTGGCCGTGGCGGTCCTCACCTTCGCCGAGGCCGTGCGCCCCGACGCCGCCGGTGCACTGTCGTACTTCCGTGAGCAGGGCGTGCAGGTGCGGGTCATCTCGGGCGACAACCCCCGCACCGTCGCCGCCATCGCCCGCGAGGTGGGCCTCGAGGTCGACGACGGGTACGACGCCCGCCGGCTTCCCGACGACGACGGTGAGCTCGGTCTGATCCTCGAACAGAACACCGTCTTCGGGCGCGTCACGCCCGATCAGAAGAAACGCATCGTCACGTCGCTGCAAGCGCGCGGTCACGTCGTGGCGATGACGGGCGACGGTGTGAACGACGCTCTCGCCATCAAGACGGCCGACATCGGCATCGCGATGAACTCCGGCGCGGCGGCGACCAAGGCCGTCGCGCGCCTCGTGCTGCTCGACGGTCGCTTCTCGCACCTGCCGTCGGTGGTGGCCGAGGGCCGGCAGGTCATCGCGAACATCGAACGCGTGTCGATGCTGTTCCTCACCAAGACCGTCTACGCCACGGGCCTGGCGGTCCTGTTCGGGGCGCTGGTCATGGAGTTCCCGTTCCTGCCGCGGCAACTGTCGATCACCGACGGCCTGACCATCGGCATCCCGGCGTTCTTCCTCGCCCTGCTGCCGAACACCCAGCGCTACGTCCCCGGCTTCTTGAAGCGTTCGCTGAGCTTCGCCATTCCCGCGGGGATCGTGATCGCCGTCTCGCTCACCGTTTACACCCGCCTCGCCATGGACCTGGGGCTCGCCGTCGAGCAGTTGCGCACGGGGGCGACGATCATCCTGGCCATCGTCGCGATCTGGGTGCTGACGGTGCTGTCCCGCCCCGTCACCCGCGTGAAGGTGCTCGTCATCGGAGCCATGTTCATCGCCCTCACCGCCATCTTCACGGTGCCGCCGCTGGGGGAGTTCTTCCAGCTGCGCGACCCGGGCGAAGACGGGGCCGTGCTGATCACCATGATCGTCGTGGTGGCCATCGCCGCGATCGAGGCGGTGCGATTCGCCCACCGCCGTTTCGTGCGGCGTCTGCTCGCGCGCGAGTACGGGCCGCGACATGCCTGA
- a CDS encoding metal-dependent transcriptional regulator produces MESPVSDDYLKAIYHHTEWQDSAITPSQLAAVLGLAPSSVTEMVKKLAAQDLVTHRPYGPVSLTDAGRRRAAAVIRRHRLVETWLVREFGYAWDEVHDEAELLEHALSDRLLEGIDDRLGHPRFDPHGDAIPDATGAVHREPFVLLAQAPTGHAGRVLRVSDRDPELLRALVERGIDVGHELEVVSDEVVRADGVEMSLPAGAGASVWLTR; encoded by the coding sequence GTGGAATCGCCCGTGTCCGACGACTATCTCAAGGCGATCTACCACCACACCGAGTGGCAGGACTCGGCGATCACGCCATCGCAGCTGGCCGCCGTCCTGGGACTCGCCCCGTCGAGCGTGACCGAGATGGTCAAGAAGCTCGCCGCACAGGACCTCGTCACCCACCGCCCCTACGGGCCCGTGTCGCTCACCGACGCCGGACGCCGCCGCGCCGCCGCGGTGATCCGCCGCCACCGACTCGTCGAGACGTGGCTCGTGCGCGAGTTCGGCTACGCGTGGGACGAGGTGCACGACGAGGCCGAGCTGCTCGAGCACGCCCTCAGCGACCGCCTGCTCGAGGGCATCGACGACCGGCTCGGTCACCCGCGCTTCGACCCCCACGGCGATGCGATCCCGGATGCCACGGGCGCGGTGCACCGCGAACCCTTCGTGCTGCTCGCCCAGGCGCCGACCGGCCACGCGGGGCGCGTGCTGCGCGTGAGCGATCGCGACCCCGAGCTGCTGCGGGCGCTGGTGGAGCGGGGAATCGACGTGGGGCACGAGCTCGAGGTCGTCTCGGACGAGGTCGTCCGCGCGGACGGCGTCGAGATGTCGCTCCCGGCGGGCGCCGGCGCGTCGGTCTGGCTGACGCGCTGA
- a CDS encoding Nramp family divalent metal transporter: MPKNLDAVDRRHAPGRGLWLLGPAMVAGVAYLDPGNVASNMTAGASFGYLLVWVVVLGNVMAWLIQYLSAKLGIVTGESLPQVLGRRIGRPWARRAYWLQAELVAMATDIAEVIGGAVALNLLFGVPLVWGGAITGVVSMLLLVVQSRRGARAFETVLIGLLVIIAVGFTFGLFFAPPAAGSVVAGLVPRFEGTNSVLLAASILGATIMPHAIYAHSALTRDRFAPGTPATAAGLEEARGISTPRLLRATRWDVTIALAVAGTVNLAILLLAAANLAGVDGTDSLEGAYAALRNGLGPLVATLFAVGLLASGLASTSVGAYAGAEIMHGLLHVRVPLLARRLVTLLPALAILAVGIDPTLALVLSQVVLSFGIPFALVPLIALTANRDLLGAHRNRRLTSVAGIAASVFLITLNAVLLWLVFTGG, from the coding sequence ATGCCGAAAAATCTCGATGCCGTGGACCGCCGTCACGCGCCGGGGCGCGGGCTCTGGCTCCTCGGCCCCGCGATGGTCGCCGGCGTCGCCTACCTCGACCCGGGCAACGTCGCCAGCAACATGACGGCCGGCGCGAGCTTCGGCTACCTGCTGGTGTGGGTCGTGGTGCTGGGCAACGTGATGGCATGGCTGATCCAGTACCTCTCGGCCAAGCTGGGCATCGTCACCGGTGAGAGCCTCCCGCAAGTGCTCGGTCGCCGTATCGGCCGACCGTGGGCGCGCCGCGCGTACTGGCTACAGGCCGAGCTCGTGGCGATGGCCACCGATATCGCCGAGGTCATCGGCGGCGCCGTCGCGTTGAACCTGCTCTTCGGGGTGCCACTGGTCTGGGGCGGCGCGATCACCGGTGTCGTGTCGATGCTGCTGCTCGTGGTGCAGTCCCGCCGCGGTGCACGCGCGTTCGAGACCGTGCTGATCGGCCTGCTGGTGATCATCGCGGTGGGCTTCACCTTCGGGCTCTTCTTCGCGCCACCCGCGGCCGGCAGCGTGGTCGCGGGACTCGTGCCGCGATTCGAGGGGACGAATTCGGTGCTGCTGGCGGCATCCATCCTCGGCGCCACGATCATGCCCCACGCGATCTACGCGCATTCGGCGCTGACCCGCGACCGCTTCGCCCCCGGTACCCCGGCCACGGCCGCGGGTCTCGAGGAGGCACGCGGCATCTCGACGCCCCGCCTGCTGCGCGCGACCCGCTGGGACGTCACGATCGCTCTCGCCGTCGCCGGTACGGTCAACCTCGCGATCCTGCTGCTGGCCGCGGCGAACCTCGCGGGCGTCGACGGCACCGACAGCCTCGAGGGTGCCTACGCGGCACTGCGCAACGGTCTCGGGCCCCTCGTGGCGACGCTCTTCGCCGTCGGCCTGCTCGCGAGCGGCCTGGCCTCCACCTCGGTCGGCGCGTACGCCGGGGCCGAGATCATGCACGGTCTGCTGCACGTGCGCGTTCCCCTGCTGGCCCGCCGGCTCGTGACGCTGCTCCCCGCTCTGGCGATCCTGGCCGTCGGCATCGATCCCACGCTCGCGCTCGTGCTGAGCCAGGTCGTGCTGTCGTTCGGCATCCCGTTCGCCCTCGTCCCGCTGATCGCGCTCACGGCGAACCGCGATCTGCTCGGCGCCCACCGCAACCGTCGCCTCACGAGCGTCGCCGGGATCGCGGCATCCGTGTTCCTCATCACACTGAACGCGGTGCTCCTGTGGCTGGTCTTCACCGGCGGATAA
- a CDS encoding acyl-CoA dehydrogenase family protein yields MTITDSATTGLADRWRDAATPHTSAGWIERAGEVADILAVDAVERDRANQAPFAEVELLKASGLVTLLGPREHGGAGETWDTAYKVIRAVARGDGSIGQLLGYHYLWAWAARLVATDAQIAAVEELYTRNVFLFGGAVNPRDSDLVIREDGDDLIFSGRKSFSTGGRVSDLTVLEGVLEGTDTHIFAIVPTAQEGIVFAGDWDNLGQRLTESGSVEIRDVRVPWTDAAGFVDKQFQPLVYNTLNVPTIQLVFANFYLGIAQGALETASAYTRERTRPWPYGGDDKQRASDEWYLLEGYGTLQSKLWADEALLDAVGAEISAVLHAPREELTERRRGEIAVRIAAGKLRIVDDGLEVASKIYELTGARATSNSVGLDIFWRNLRTHSLHDPIAYKKREVGEYVLLGQVPVPTWYT; encoded by the coding sequence ATGACGATCACGGATTCAGCGACGACGGGCCTGGCCGACCGCTGGCGGGACGCAGCCACCCCACACACTAGCGCCGGATGGATCGAGCGCGCCGGCGAGGTCGCCGATATCCTCGCCGTCGACGCGGTCGAGCGCGATCGGGCGAATCAGGCCCCGTTCGCCGAAGTCGAACTGCTCAAGGCGTCGGGTCTGGTCACCCTGCTCGGCCCGCGCGAGCATGGCGGCGCCGGCGAGACCTGGGACACCGCGTACAAGGTCATCCGCGCGGTCGCCCGCGGCGACGGCTCGATCGGTCAGCTGCTCGGCTACCACTACCTGTGGGCGTGGGCGGCGCGTCTGGTCGCCACCGATGCGCAGATCGCCGCGGTCGAAGAGCTGTACACCCGCAACGTGTTCCTGTTCGGCGGGGCGGTCAACCCCCGCGACTCCGACCTCGTGATCCGCGAAGACGGCGACGACCTGATCTTCTCGGGGCGCAAATCGTTCTCGACCGGCGGGCGCGTCTCCGACCTGACGGTGCTCGAAGGCGTGCTCGAGGGCACCGACACGCACATCTTCGCCATCGTCCCTACCGCGCAGGAGGGCATCGTCTTCGCCGGCGACTGGGACAACCTCGGCCAGCGCCTCACCGAGTCGGGCTCGGTCGAGATCCGCGACGTGCGGGTGCCCTGGACGGATGCCGCGGGCTTCGTCGACAAGCAGTTCCAGCCTCTGGTGTACAACACCCTCAATGTGCCGACGATCCAGCTCGTCTTCGCCAACTTCTACCTCGGCATCGCGCAGGGCGCCCTCGAGACCGCGTCGGCATACACGCGTGAGCGCACGCGCCCGTGGCCGTACGGTGGCGACGACAAGCAGCGCGCGAGCGACGAGTGGTACTTGCTGGAGGGCTACGGGACGCTGCAGTCGAAACTCTGGGCCGACGAGGCGCTGCTCGATGCGGTGGGTGCCGAGATCAGCGCCGTGCTGCACGCGCCGCGCGAGGAGCTGACCGAGCGTCGACGCGGCGAGATCGCTGTGCGCATCGCGGCCGGCAAGCTCCGCATCGTCGACGACGGCCTCGAGGTCGCGTCGAAGATCTACGAGCTCACGGGCGCCCGGGCCACCTCGAACAGCGTGGGCCTCGACATCTTCTGGCGGAACCTCCGCACCCACAGCCTGCACGACCCCATCGCGTACAAGAAGCGCGAGGTCGGCGAGTATGTGCTGCTGGGTCAGGTTCCGGTTCCCACCTGGTACACGTGA
- a CDS encoding MATE family efflux transporter produces the protein MTTRPPETLNRSILRLAVPALGALVAEPLFLIVDAAMVGHLGVAPLAGLGVAGAVLQTVVGLMVFLAYSTTPAVARHFGAREHGRAVSVGVDGMWLAVGLGAALAAAGVLATPAVVDAFGAAPDVAENARVYLSISMWGLPAMLVVFAATGLLRGMQNTVTPLWIAGLGFGANALLNAVFIYGFDWGIAGSAIGTVVAQWGMVGAYVLVVRRLARQHAASLRPERAGLGGTARSGGWLFLRTASMRVAFLGTVAVATGLGSAELAGWQIAFTIFSTAAFVLDALAIAAQALIGSALGAGDTATVGRVLQRTAAWGVWFGVAVGAVVAAASGVIGLVFTGDAGLAALIQPALLVLAVAQPVAAIVFVLDGVLIGAGDVRYLAIAGLLNLVPYAPALVLVAVLAGGGATGLTWLAGAFFGVYMLARLATLGLRVRGRAWMTAGG, from the coding sequence GTGACGACCCGCCCGCCCGAGACGTTGAACCGCTCCATCCTGCGGCTCGCGGTTCCGGCGCTGGGCGCCCTCGTCGCCGAGCCCCTGTTTCTCATCGTCGATGCGGCGATGGTCGGCCACCTGGGCGTCGCGCCGCTGGCGGGCCTCGGCGTCGCCGGTGCCGTGCTGCAGACCGTCGTGGGGCTCATGGTCTTCCTCGCCTACTCCACGACCCCGGCCGTCGCTCGCCACTTCGGCGCGAGAGAGCACGGTCGAGCGGTGTCGGTCGGTGTCGACGGCATGTGGCTCGCGGTGGGTCTCGGCGCGGCGCTGGCCGCAGCGGGGGTGCTCGCGACGCCGGCGGTCGTCGACGCGTTCGGCGCTGCGCCCGACGTCGCCGAGAACGCGCGTGTCTACCTGTCGATCTCGATGTGGGGTCTGCCGGCCATGCTGGTGGTGTTCGCGGCGACGGGCCTGCTGCGGGGCATGCAGAACACGGTGACCCCGCTGTGGATCGCCGGCCTCGGCTTCGGCGCCAATGCCCTGCTGAACGCGGTGTTCATCTACGGCTTCGACTGGGGCATCGCCGGCTCCGCGATCGGCACGGTCGTGGCGCAGTGGGGCATGGTCGGCGCGTACGTGCTGGTGGTGCGGCGCCTCGCGCGGCAGCACGCCGCATCCCTCCGTCCCGAACGCGCGGGGCTCGGCGGTACTGCCCGGTCGGGGGGCTGGCTGTTTCTGAGAACGGCGAGCATGCGCGTGGCGTTTCTCGGCACGGTCGCCGTGGCGACGGGCCTCGGCTCCGCCGAGCTCGCGGGCTGGCAGATCGCCTTCACCATCTTCTCGACGGCGGCGTTCGTCCTCGACGCTCTGGCCATCGCCGCGCAGGCGCTGATCGGCAGCGCGCTCGGTGCGGGCGACACCGCGACCGTCGGCCGCGTCCTGCAGCGCACGGCGGCATGGGGTGTGTGGTTCGGCGTCGCGGTGGGCGCCGTCGTCGCCGCGGCATCGGGCGTGATCGGACTCGTTTTCACGGGCGATGCCGGGCTCGCCGCGCTCATTCAACCGGCGCTGCTCGTGCTCGCGGTCGCCCAGCCCGTCGCGGCCATCGTGTTCGTGCTCGACGGCGTGCTCATCGGCGCGGGCGATGTGCGTTATCTGGCGATCGCGGGCCTGCTGAACCTCGTGCCGTACGCGCCGGCACTCGTCCTCGTCGCGGTGCTCGCCGGCGGAGGCGCGACGGGACTGACCTGGCTGGCGGGGGCGTTCTTCGGCGTGTACATGCTGGCGCGCCTGGCGACGCTCGGACTGCGGGTGCGGGGGCGCGCGTGGATGACGGCCGGCGGCTGA